The Corynebacterium renale genome includes a region encoding these proteins:
- a CDS encoding peptidase dimerization domain-containing protein, whose translation MPKPHAYLGQHVLASLPGCAVGTRCGPVLSSVFSVTVTLFGKDSHGSMSELGVDRVVLASTITTRLQTVLSREVEVKETAVFTDGAIHAGTKPNINPDSAELLISTRAYDAAVGAHLQKSIERPIRMRLGRAPWEPEFAYYDTYPLTGNNIEATDTVCGFDIGHVKIAHIGNIFGIIGSLLIALAFAPGAGSMLLVGRAL comes from the coding sequence ATGCCTAAGCCCCACGCCTACCTGGGCCAGCACGTACTTGCGTCGCTCCCGGGTTGTGCGGTGGGAACCCGCTGTGGCCCAGTCCTATCGTCTGTGTTCTCGGTCACGGTGACACTCTTTGGCAAAGACTCGCACGGATCGATGTCGGAACTTGGCGTGGACCGGGTCGTGCTCGCTTCGACCATCACGACACGTTTGCAGACGGTTCTTTCGCGCGAGGTTGAGGTCAAAGAAACCGCAGTATTCACCGACGGCGCAATCCATGCCGGAACGAAGCCCAATATAAACCCGGATTCCGCTGAACTTCTCATCAGCACCCGCGCTTACGACGCAGCCGTGGGAGCACACCTGCAGAAATCAATCGAACGTCCGATTCGAATGCGACTGGGTCGCGCGCCCTGGGAACCAGAGTTCGCGTACTACGACACCTACCCGCTCACCGGCAACAACATCGAAGCCACGGACACCGTGTGCGGCTTCGATATCGGCCACGTCAAGATCGCACACATCGGCAATATTTTCGGCATCATCGGCTCACTGCTCATTGCATTAGCATTCGCACCCGGAGCAGGGTCTATGTTGCTGGTTGGCCGTGCGCTTTAG